Below is a window of Humulus lupulus chromosome 9, drHumLupu1.1, whole genome shotgun sequence DNA.
aaaaaaaactttgagTAAACAAATAGGAGTATCAGTTGTTCCAACCCACCTTTCCAAGTTCATTATTACATATATAGtataattaaaatttttgtgtCTTAGGAGAATAAATATTGTAGGGTCACATGGTTGGGGATTAGTTAGGGATTGCTCTTTTAATACATATAAAACGATGATGGTCTTTCTTTATTCATTACAAAAGATAAGATTCCCACGATTAAGGGTAGAATAATTAGTCCACACAGATTTTTCTTGACTAATTAGCCCCAGTATAACGCGcataatgaatatatatatatatttaatatactCCATATCATGTTGTCTCTTAATTCATTTCTATTATTGTGAATCAAATCTGCTTTAGACTCTAAGCATTGAAGCTCAAAGCATTGCCATGGCTGAGGCTCTAGTTTCTGGTCTCATAGAGGAGCTTGTTTCACTCGCTTTTCAAGGACTTAATGAAGAGGTGAGACTGGTGAAGGACGTGGATGAAGATGTTCAACAGCTGAAGACCAATCTGGAAGCTCTTCATGCTGTGCTCGAAGATGCGGAAAGAAGACAATTTGCCGATCAAAGCGTGAGAAAATGGATGGATAGGCTGAAAGATGTGTCGTTCGACATGGATAACGTGTTGGATGAGTGGAGCACTGCTATTTTGAAACTCAAAATAGATCAGAAACAACAAGGTGAACATgcttcttcttctcgaactagcatTAATGAGAAGGTATGCCTCTCTATTCCATCACCTTTTTCTTGTTTCAAATCCAAAGTTAATCGAATTACTCTGCGTCATGACATCGCTCACAAAATCAAAGACCTCAATAAAAAACTAGATAGGATTGCTGGAGAGAAAGATAGGTTTCAACTTAGCACAACAACCTTAGAGCAACCTATGGAGCGACCTAGGACAACCTCGTTTGTTATTGAAACTGACGTGTTTGGGCGGGATAATGATAAGGATATTTTGGTTAGCAAGTTATTGGCTGAGAATAGTTGTACTCATCAGGATCAAAATTTCAATATTATTCCTATTATAGGGATGGGGGGAATGGGGAAGACTACTCTAGCCCAGTTGGTGTATAATGATGAGAAGGTCAAGGCTCACTTCAATCTTAGAATTTGGGTATGTGTTTCAGAACCATTTGAAGAGATTAAGATTGCAAAAGCCATTGTTGAATCCATTAAAGGTAGTGCCTCAAATATCAATGAATTAGAAAACTTGCTCCAATATATGCGCAAGTGTATTGAAGGAAAGAGGTATCTTCTTATCTTGGATGATGTGTGGACTGAGGATAGGCAGAAGTGGGAGCTATTAAGGATTCCTTTGAAGTGTGGTGGTGTGGGAAGTAGAATACTTGTTACTACAAGGAAAAAGGAAGTTGTTGTTGTAATGGAAGTCGCGGCGGAGAGCGTGATTACATTGGAGGAGCTGTCTGAAGAGCATTGTTGGTCAATATTTAAGAAACTTGCATTCTTTGAAAGAAATGAGGATGAGTGTCGTGTACTAGAAGAAATTGGTCAAAAAATTGCTAGAAAGGCCAAGGGTTCACCTCTTGTTGCAAAAATTTTGGGAAGTCTCATGTGCtttaaaaagaccaaaattcaaTGGGAGGATGTTCTAAGTAGTGAATTGTGGCAATCCAAGGATTTTAAAAACATCTTTACTCCTTTATTCTTAAGTTATAATGACTTGTCCGCAAAAGAAAAACGATGTTTCTCGTATTGTTCAATATTTCCAAAGGATTATGAATTTTCTAGAGATCTGTTGGTTGAGATGTGGATGTCACAAAGTTTTGTAGGATGTGGCAATAACTCAAAAAAAGAAGGTCATGATTGTTTTGAAACTTTAGTCATGAGATCCTTCTTTCAAGATTTTATAGAAGATAATCTTGATGGTGTTATCACCCGTTGCAAGATGCATGACATAGTGCATGACTTTGCTCAATTTTTGACAAGTGATGAATGTGTTACTTTGGTAGTTGATGAAAATATTGAAGAGAAGTTGAAATTACTTGATGAAAAGGCTCGTCATTTGAACCTGGAAGTTGGACCCGACACAAAATTTCCTTTCATGAAATACAAAAGAATGAATCAAAAGAATCTTCGCTCCTTACTTGTTTTACCATATAGAAGAACTATTAGTGTTGATGCATCACTGTTCTCAGATCTTGTATTTCTTCGAACATTATATTTTAGACATTCTGAGATTAAGAAATTACCAACGAGTATTGGCAATTTGTTACATTTGAGATATCTAAATTTAGTCGGCAATGGAAAATTGGAAGAATTACCCGACACTTTATGTGATCTATGTAATTTGCAAACTCTAAATTTGTCATGGTGCTATTCACTTACAAGACTACCAGAAAGGATGGAGAAACTACTAAATTTAAAACATCTCTATTTAAGCCAGTGTATTCAATTAAAAGGACTCTCAAAAGGTATTGGTTATTTGACTTGCCTTCAAACATTAGATATGTTCACTATTCCTAGCTATGAGAATAAGAATAAAGGAGAATATTTTGATATAGAGGATTTAGAAAAAATGAAGAGCCTTCGATTTGGTAGTGTGTTTCATATAAAGGATTGTGGAAGTATAAAAACTGTGGAGGATGCTAAGAAAATAGATTTGAAAAAATTTGACCAAATTTCTTCTTTAATTCTTAGTTTTGGGAATGAAGACCGAAATAATAGATTTGGAGATGATATAAAGATACTTGAAGCTTTGGAGCCACACCCAAACTTGAAATGTTTAAAAATTCAGGATTTCATGGGGGCCAGCTTGTCTCCACGCCCCAAATGGTTGATGTCATTggttaatctaaaaaaaatacggCTCTACTCTTGTGTGAATTGTGAGATCTTACCTTCTTTTGGAAAGCTGCCAGTTCTCGAGAGGCTATCTGTAAGTAGCATGAATAGTGTAAAAAGATTGGGCCTTGAATTCTATggaatagaagagaaaaaagaCCAAGAAGATGGGGACATAGAAATGGATAGATTGTTTATAGATTCTCCATTGATTTTATTTCCAAAATTAGAAAAGATCTACTTTGGTTTTATGGAGCAACTAGAAAAGTGGGAATGGAGCAACATTACATCAACAATAAGAATAATGCCATGTCTAATGCACTTGGAATTTTGGAAATGTCCGAGTCTACAAGAACTACCTCAGTTTTTGCAAACAATAACCTCACTCAAACAATTATCCATAAGTGAGTGTGAGATTATGGAGGAGCAATGCCAGAAGAAAACAAGCAAGGAATGGGACAAAATCTGTCACATCCCAAACATTGAAATAAATGATAAGTTTGTGCGAAAAGATGGAATTTGGATCGACCATGAAGGCAATGAGAGCAATATCAATGATGGTGTTGGGACATCTTCTTCAACAAACTAATATTCAGGATGCAAATATCCTTATTCAAGGTATGTGCAATGCATTTATTTTGCAACAAATACCTTATTCAAGCTAATGCCTTCGTAATTAGTGTTCTGTAATAAGAATTATTTATTAGCTATCTttgatattgtatttttttgttcAGGGTTCCAGGAGTTGGATTTGGAAATTGCTCGAGATATGATATTATTCATTcgaattatgttttgttttgttttgttgtgTTGTGTTTTGAGTATGTACTCTTTTTCCTTCTTAGAATTTTTCCCACTGAGGTTTTTTATCTAAGAAGGTTTT
It encodes the following:
- the LOC133799329 gene encoding putative disease resistance protein RGA3, whose amino-acid sequence is MAEALVSGLIEELVSLAFQGLNEEVRLVKDVDEDVQQLKTNLEALHAVLEDAERRQFADQSVRKWMDRLKDVSFDMDNVLDEWSTAILKLKIDQKQQGEHASSSRTSINEKVCLSIPSPFSCFKSKVNRITLRHDIAHKIKDLNKKLDRIAGEKDRFQLSTTTLEQPMERPRTTSFVIETDVFGRDNDKDILVSKLLAENSCTHQDQNFNIIPIIGMGGMGKTTLAQLVYNDEKVKAHFNLRIWVCVSEPFEEIKIAKAIVESIKGSASNINELENLLQYMRKCIEGKRYLLILDDVWTEDRQKWELLRIPLKCGGVGSRILVTTRKKEVVVVMEVAAESVITLEELSEEHCWSIFKKLAFFERNEDECRVLEEIGQKIARKAKGSPLVAKILGSLMCFKKTKIQWEDVLSSELWQSKDFKNIFTPLFLSYNDLSAKEKRCFSYCSIFPKDYEFSRDLLVEMWMSQSFVGCGNNSKKEGHDCFETLVMRSFFQDFIEDNLDGVITRCKMHDIVHDFAQFLTSDECVTLVVDENIEEKLKLLDEKARHLNLEVGPDTKFPFMKYKRMNQKNLRSLLVLPYRRTISVDASLFSDLSAMENWKNYPTLYVIYVICKL
- the LOC133801754 gene encoding putative disease resistance protein RGA4; this encodes MEKLLNLKHLYLSQCIQLKGLSKGIGYLTCLQTLDMFTIPSYENKNKGEYFDIEDLEKMKSLRFGSVFHIKDCGSIKTVEDAKKIDLKKFDQISSLILSFGNEDRNNRFGDDIKILEALEPHPNLKCLKIQDFMGASLSPRPKWLMSLVNLKKIRLYSCVNCEILPSFGKLPVLERLSVSSMNSVKRLGLEFYGIEEKKDQEDGDIEMDRLFIDSPLILFPKLEKIYFGFMEQLEKWEWSNITSTIRIMPCLMHLEFWKCPSLQELPQFLQTITSLKQLSISECEIMEEQCQKKTSKEWDKICHIPNIEINDKFVRKDGIWIDHEGNESNINDGVGTSSSTN